From the genome of Nicotiana sylvestris chromosome 1, ASM39365v2, whole genome shotgun sequence:
tccccaggcaaaagggacgtcagtacgaataatgtactgagtatgtaaggcacataaataaatacatgagagatatggaagacatatagagtacatgactcaacgtgtaagtctgaataactttgtaaatcataaattacttttaacgtcatgcatatgcgtatgaaagTCATGCCGTGCATAtgtacatatttcataatatcatcagcctctgagggcatcccatcatatcatatcggccaccgCGGGAAAAattatcatcgtataccagccgatcaggtggtggtgcgtatataacgccataacctttcccatattccatatacatatatacatacatatatacgcgtatataacgccgtttgaatcatacttacatatatatgcatatataacgtcgtttgaatcatatttcgacCACTGTAGGCATCATCATATagcagctgatcaggtggtggtgtgtatataacgctgtaaccttttcccattccatatacatatatttacatatatacgcgtatataacgccatctggtcataggtATTGCACATGAAtgtaatgcatgaaaagtacgtcaataaaattattcggaaggtcataagaccacttagCCTCTTGAGAAATATCacaaagtaacatcttttcaactttcgtatttttctgagacccatgaacagatgataaaatattatgacacatgggaattaaagagcatagatatttctattacttctatgagtagagtcacttatggagttTGTGCATTGGCAcatttcgttcatatcgtatggatcatgccaaaagaaagaagggatagccttaacatacctgagttcaGAATTCATCTTTATCTAATCCTTTTGTAGCCAATAGAAAGAGCTTCTGTTTGGTAGCAGAATTGACAGGGACGAATTATAAGCAAGCCTCACGTAGAGTTATATTTAATCTCTcacgggtagctgggaaagcttCTCTTTGCAACTGACTGTTGAGAGGAAAGTAAATATTTTCGAGCTTCCAACTAAGTTTTTAAAAACAGTGGTCTCTTTCAAGCATGAGGCTTAAAAAACATTGTATGTAACAATTACAAGATCCAGTTTTCTTGAATTTCTCCTAAGTTAACATTTCAGAAATGATTTTCTGGTTAATCTGTCGTCCATTTGGTTTTCTTATAATTGTTGCTTAGAACCTGTGGACCTTTCCATGCTTTGAGAAATATGATGTTTTGCTCCAATTCAAAGTTTAAACCTAAGATTTGAAAATGAGGGCGGTAATTCCTCTAGCACTTGCCACAACACTACAGTTTAGTATGACCATCTCCTCTTTCCATTATCCAAGGTAAAATCATTAATTGGACTAATAGGAAACCTTAAATACATTAGAAAATTGATGAAtgcaaagggggaagcaagggcgTTACTTGTTGGAAGAATGTAAAAATCGTGTAGTGATTTGTAGTAGTTGATGTTGAAATAATGTGCATCTTGGGAAGATTAATACTTTAGCCATAAGGATGAAGACAAATTTtataggaaaatatggaactgttGGTAATAGATGAACAAGTATTCAAAAGAATTACAATTAGCAAAAAAGTAAGGAATCTGGTAAAAAGAAAGGGTGTTTTTCCAACGACACATTGGTTCTTTGtcctcaaataaaaaaaaatatgacaTGATCAAACATGAAAATAGAGGTTTTTAATCTAGAGGTTTTGTTAGCTTAGTAATCTTATCCAAATTCCTATTTTTAAATAGttaccaattacccacataattaagaattgtctcgaattatttaaaattttacttatttttaatacattttatacaccgtactattacggtcatgtggtaccatataaaattaatacatacactactattttattaaaacatccatgtaagaatacatatattttctcgaACTTTTAATtgttctaatctcatataaagagtacaaattttcgtacgcttaatttttttgaaatggtaaaaagataaccttctcttcatgtgagaaaataatttctatctttacaataaagaaaaccTCCTAAATTTTCCTATATCGTGTGAACAATTTAAAACATAtttgaaagtagtaatattactaattatataaaattatttttttcccaaaccattttttttctttacaaaaatgttccacttaaaataccatatcaaatatatatatatatatatataacagtgTCAAAGtcgttaaacttacggggtgtaacagcTTAgctacttttattactcactgagttgacatactcacattactctctgcaccctgtgtgtagattcatgagcttcgggtcccgctagcgagggctgattgcttccaACAGGttgttcggagttcactaggtagatGCTCGACGTTCGCAGACTTGTGTTTCTCCATCATATCTTTATTTCCTTGTACTAGCCTTGTACTAGACCGTGTAGACTCTTCGTACTCTTAGACggatttagatgctcatgactggtgacaccccgatgtcaggctgtgtttatttccgcacttgttctatttcattgtattttgggctttatcacttattaatgacttaaattgaattattataactgtttaaatGTATTGGGGGTTTGTGTCAGCTGGCTTTgtttcacaataggcgccattacgatcgggtctggatttagggtcgtgacaggtttggagtaggtttttgTGATATCAAGGTCCAAATAGGATTCCAAGATCGGGAATAATTCCGTAATATAATTTAAGACAACCACacaaaatttgatgtcattcaGAGTTAATTTGATAGGAATCAAACGCGCGGAAgtatttttagaagtttttgagtTCATGAGTTAATCCATGCGTTTTGGCGTTCGATTTgtggtttttgatgttatttcagTGTTTCAATCGTGTAagaaagtttgtatgatgttgttagACTTGTGTAGGTGTTTGatgtggagccccgagggctcgggtgagtttcaaatgTTCGAAAGGTTGGGAAAAACTTCAGTTTTCTGGTGTTTCTTTGTTGGTGCTGCAGGCATTGCAAATGCGAGAATTTGTTCACATTTgtgaacctcgcatttgcgagaaaggcttcgcaattgcgaaaagtTTGATCTGGGTAGTGTCCGCATTTGTGActcttttgtcgcatttgcgaccttggCAGTAGGAGCCtaggttcacatttgcgatgaaTTTGTCCTATTTGCGAACCAGGTGTCGCAAATGTAACATCTGCGACCTGTGCAAAACTTTATTAAATgcgggacttaggccatttagCTCATTTTCTTTCATCTCTTGGGTGATTTTTGGAGCTCATGGAAAGGGGGTTTCATAggtgtgagttaaatacatagattgtGGGTaaattaacatgtaaaaattggtGAAATCAATGGTTTAGATGAAAACATATGTTTTGGATAAAAATAGGATCTGACCACGAAAATGGTTATAGAATTtgatgaaaaaaatatatttgactTCATGGGGTTATGGTTAaaaactttcttcgaaaattttcggaatctaGGCACGTGGccccgggggtgaattttagagATTCTTCAAATAGGCTTGGGAAATCACTTTGATAGTTAGAATTGAGGGATATTATGATAACCTAAGAAATATATGTTCAACCGCGTCGCAAATATACACCGCAAGCGGGGTAAAGTTCCACTACTCTTATGAGAGCGGGTCGTTcacctcggcaggttaatagatgcatatatggttTGTGCTGTTTggccctcggcagtgcacaatatATGTACATGTAtatgtatatttggatcgggtcgtacgtcctcggcataATTTGTGCGTAATGATATTGGAACCTTTATTATATTTGATATTGTTTCATTGgcttgaggggtcaaatggataGATGAGGGAAATGACTTGGTTCTTACTTACGATAAAAAGGAATGTTTATTTATTTCTTGCTCTAAAttatattattactattatttttatatatcatgtttaattagaacttcatattattatattgttggcccatagtgagtgtcgaagtcgacccctcgtcactacttcttcgaggttagactagatacttactgggtacatgttgtttatgtactcatgctacacttgtgcACTTAATGTGCAGGATCTAAGGTAGGTGCATCTAGATATTAGTCTGGTGCGCACACTTGATTTCTACTTCGAGACTTCACGGTAAGCTACCTTCCGAGCCGTTCTGCAACAACCAGAGTCTTTCTTTTGCTTATACTTTTCTGTCTATTTCACTTCAGACAGTAGactagtattttttttttatatattctactagaatactcatacacttgtgacaccaggtcttggcacacactagtagacttgtgGTTTTGGTTTTATTTTATGATTATGATTGCACTCAGTTGCTTTTGtgttatttattttaaatctATTATTTTTTATATCTTTTAATTTAAGGGAAGCTTAATTACttggaaaaatcttttaaaaGGAGGAATCACGTGGCTAATTcacagttggcttgcctagcagcggcgctaggtgccatcacgacctattataaaattggatcgtgacaacatggtatcagagcactaggttcacgtaggtctcacaagttatgagcaGACCTAATAGAATCTTGCAGATCGGTGCGAAAACATCCGTACTTatattcgagaggctatagggtgttagaaaACTACTCCTTATTCATCTCCTACCGTGTAGTTGATGGTGTACTTTCTTtccttattctctcacagatgtgAGAATGCGCACGACAGATATTCCGGACCCGGGAGGAGATGCTCCCCTGTTGCTCGAGGCTGAgacagaggccgggggagggcactagcctgaggtaggggacgaggatgTTCCAGAGTTGACCCAGTTGTACCACCCGCGGGTCCAGCAAAGGATTCCATTGTTGAGGAGCAGATCGAGGTGCCCGCAGCAGAGCCAGCCCCGGTTGATTTTATGACAACATCGGGCTttgaggtggtcatgggtcataTGCTACGATTCATGGATTATATGAcctaggctggtttatttccagcagacccagccacatctcagggaGGGGATCACAGACCCCTACTACTCAGGCTCCTAGGCATACAACTGTTGTATATACCTCGGACACACTACCCGTAGGTGGAGCCTAGCCAGTTGCAACAGCTATACCTGAGCCTAGACCAGCTACGACCGTCGAGCCGCAAAAGCTACTCGATAGATGGACCAGGCTTCACCCTCCTGTCTTTGGGGGTTAGCGACATGAGGATCCTCAGGACTTTATTGACAAGTGCAGGGACAGACTACACAACATGCGTATATTAGAGTCCCATGGGGTggatttcactactttccagttggagggcagggcccgtaggtgGTGGCAGTCACATCTTCTCGGCAGACCAGCAagttctcctcccatgacttgggaTCACTTTACACGccttttcttggataggtatattccaccctcctaGAGAGTTGCGATGTTAGTTTGAGTAGTTCCagcagggtcagatgtcagtGACAAATTATGAGGCGAGATACTCTAAgctgtctcgccatgcacttattATACTTCCTACTGATGCTGAGAGAGTACAAAGGTTTGTTGCAGGATTGCACTCTGGTATTCAGGCCACTATGGCCCGAGAGGTCGAGATGGGTACTTCATATCAACTCGTTGTGGAGATAGCTCAGAGGATTAAGGGTTACCGCCAGCGAGATAGAGAGCAGATGTAGCGGGACAAGTGGTTCCATTTTTTTGGAGAGTTTGAAGGTGCTCCAGCTGGGGGCAGAGGTTAGTTTGAGAGGGGTCAGGTTAGCAGGCCCACATTTccagcaccaccacctcctcggggtgctccagtgcgaccctatttcagtgccatgttagagagttcttaccgcccacGAGCTATGTAGTGTTCTTCCAGTGGGTACTCAGGCCCTCAGGGTTCATCCAACCCCTATTTCagtgccatgccagagagttcatatcgcccactagctattcagggttcttccagtgggtATTCGGGCCATTAGGGTCAGACTTTGGAGCAGAAGTCCACCGTTCTAAGGGGTTGTTACGAGTATGGAGATCCGAGTCACATGAAAATTTTTTGTCCCAAACTACAGGGCAAGGCAGTGCAGCAAAGTCAGCAGCCCATGATTACAGCATCAGTAGTCACACCAGCTATCCGGCCGCCTAGAGGCGGAGGGCACGTGGATAGGGTCCGCCCTTGAGGGGGAGGCCAAgtaggtggaggccagccaggtGGCGCTCCAGCTAGGTTTTGTGCTTTTTCGGCCGACCAGATGCAGTGGCCTCAGATgccgtgatcacatgtattatttttgTCTACGAtagggatgcttcggtattatttgatctagggtccacctattcatatgtgtcatctctatTTTCTCAATTCCtagatattcctcgtgagtccttgggcACTTCTATTTATGTGTCCTCTTCTGTAGGCAATTCTGTTGTGGTGGATTGGATCTACTGGTCCTatgtggtcacattctgtggttacgagactagagcggatcttttgttgcttgatatgactgagtttgaggtcatcctgggcatggactcATTATCCCCATATCACTCCatccttgattgccatgccaagattgTTACCTTAGCGATGCCAGAGTTGCCTAGATTGGAATGGAGGGGTTCATCTGTcagtacatctagtcgggttatctcttttctgaaggaTCGACATATGGTCGAAAAGGGTTGTTtagcttatctagcttatgttcagGATACTACTACAGAGACTTCGGCAATTGATTCAGTGCCAGTAGTTCGGGAGTTCtctgatgtgtttccttctgaccttccaggcatgccgccagatcgtaatattgatttctgtattgacttGGATCCAGGTACCCAACATATATCTATCCCACTGTACCATATGTCTCCAAAAGAGTTGAAGAATTTGAAGGAATAACTTGAGGAGTtgctagcaaaggggtttgttaggccaagtgtatcaccttggggtgcaccactattatttatgaagaagaaaaatgggactatgcggatgtgcattgattaccgctagttgaataaagttaccattaagaacaagtacatGTTACCaagtattgatgatttgtttgaccagttgcatggtgctagagtgttctctaagatcgacttgaggttagggtaccatcagttaaagattcgggactcagatgtttTAAAGACTGCTTTTCAatctagatatggccattatgagtttctagtgatgtccttcggcttgactaacaCCCCAGTGgcatttatagatttgatgaacaaGGTGTTTAGGCCATAcattgactcatttgtcattgtcttcattgatgacattttaatCTACTCGCGACAAATGGAGGAGCACAAGCAACATTTAAGAGTGGTGCTTCAGACTTTGCGGAaatagaagctatatgctaagttctccaagtgtgagttttggctagattttGTAGTATTCTTGGGGCATATTTTATCAAgcaagggtattaaggtggatcccaagaagattgaggcagttcagagttggcctcgtcCCACTTCGGTGATTGAAATCAGGagcttcttggggttagcaggttactatcgCCAGTTTGTGGAAGGCTTCTCATCCATTCCAGCACCtctgactaggttgacccagaagggtgttccGTTCctttggtccgatgattgtgaggcgctttgactacaacaccagttctAGTGTTGCCTTTCGGTTTGGGTATATATACTGTGTATTGCGGCGCTTCACACGTTGGTTTGGGTTGTGTATTATTGCAgaaggggcgagttattgcatatgctttacGTAAGCTAAAGCCcaatgagaagaattatcatgtgcacgatttggagttggccgtgattgttcatgctctaaagatagcattatctttatggggtgtcctatgaggtttacactgatcatcgcaacttgcagcatttgttcaattTAAGGTAGCGCAGATGGCTTTatgggatctcaatttgaggcagcgtagatggcttgagttattgaaggattatgatatcaccattctttatcatctagGCAAGGCGAATGTGGTTGTTGATGCCTTAAgcagaaaggcagagagtatggatagcttggcattcatttcagcgaaggagaggccactagctttggacattcagtcctagGCTAACAAACTTgtaaggttagatatttcagagcccaatcgAGTTCTTGCATGCGTCGTTGTGCATTCTTTACTATTGGAGCAGAACAAGGCTCCACCGTTTGATGATCTGCACTTGATGGTTTTAGAGAGACGGTACTACAGAGTGGTGCCAAGGAGTTTTCTATCGGCGAGGATGATGTTTTGCGACTCTAGGGtcatctatgtgttcctaatgtcgatgtcttgagggagaggattctagaagaGGCGCACAGTTCTCGATATTTCATTAgtccaggtgctacgaagatgtatcgcgacttgaggcaacattattggtggcggcagATGAAGAAatacatagttgagtatgtagctaGATGCCTAAAGTACCAGCAGGTTACGTATGAGCActagaggccaggtggcctac
Proteins encoded in this window:
- the LOC138869703 gene encoding uncharacterized protein; the encoded protein is MSVTNYEARYSKLSRHALIILPTDAERVQRFVAGLHSGIQATMAREVEMGNSVVVDWIYWSYVVTFCGYETRADLLLLDMTEFEVILGMDSLSPYHSILDCHAKIVTLAMPELPRLEWRGSSVSTSSRVISFLKDRHMVEKGCLAYLAYVQDTTTETSAIDSVPVVREFSDVFPSDLPGMPPDRNIDFCIDLDPGTQHISIPLYHMSPKELKNLKE